In the genome of Monodelphis domestica isolate mMonDom1 chromosome 2, mMonDom1.pri, whole genome shotgun sequence, one region contains:
- the POGZ gene encoding pogo transposable element with ZNF domain isoform X13 translates to MADTDLFMECEEEELEPWQKISDVIEDSVVEDYNSVDKTATAGNPLVQQGGQPLILTQNPASGLSTMVTQPVLRPVQVMQNANHVTSSPVTSQPIFITTQGFPVRNVRPVQNAMNQVGIVLNVQQGQTVRPITLVPAPGTQFVKPTVGVPQVFSQMTQVRPGSTMPVRPTTNTFTTVIPATLTIRSTVPQSQSQQTKSTPSTSTTPTATQPTSLGQLAVQPPGQSSQAPNPKLVSIVSFVTVKRPGVTGENSNEVAKLVNTLNTIPSLGQSPGPMVVSNNSPAHSSQRTSGPEASALKVTSPVLTFDLQDGGRKVCPRCNSQFRVTEALRGHMCYCCPELVDFLKKGKSLDPEPNIPSAAKPPSPEKTAPMPSTPSSTPAPTLSPPSKAPEPMENSGDVTQSKLIMLVDDFYYGRDSGRVSQLLNFPKVPTSFRCPHCTKRLKNNIRFMNHMKHHVELDQQNGEVDVHTICQHCYRQFTTPFQLQCHLENVHSPYESTTKCKICEWAFESEPLFLQHMKDTHKPGEMPYVCQVCQYRSSLYSEVDGHFRMIHEDTRHLLCPYCLKVFKNGNAFQQHFMRHQKKSVYHCNKCRLQFLFAKDKIEHKLQHHKTFRKPKQLEGLKPGTKVTIRASRGQPRTLPMSSNDAPPNALQEAAPLTTPADPVPIFLYPPLQRSIPKKAVKKMSVMGRQTCLECSFEIPDFPNHFPTYVHCSLCRYSTCCSRAYANHMINNHVPRKSPKYLALFKNSSVSGIKLACTSCVFVTSVGDAMAKHLVFNPSHQSSNVLPRGLTWISHSRHGQAHDRGMKNTYPSAFPHNKVATVKSVGASPGSGETPISQVQLLSAPSAALTAPSAPGCPQTPAAPPLHTEGSEGLSLDEQDEGALAMSEPEPATAGGLGGAGKKEQLSVKKLRVVLFALCCNTEQAAEHFRNPQRRIRRWLRRFQASQGENLEGKYLSLEAEEKLAEWVLTQREQQLPVNEETLFQKATKIGRSLEGGFKISYEWAVRFMLRHHLTPHARRAVAHTLPKEVAENAGLFIEFVQRQIHTQDLPLSMIVAVDEISLFLDAEVLSSDDRKENALQTVGTGEPWCDVVLSILADGTVLPTLVFYRGQMEQPTNVPESILLEAKESGYSDDEIMELWSSRVWQKHTACQRSKGMLVMDCHRTHLSEEVLSMLSSYSTLPAVVPAGCSSKIQPLDVCIKRTVKNFIHKKWKEQAREMADGTCDSDILLQLVLCWLAEVLEVIGDCPELVQQSFLVASVLPGPDGTANSPTRNADMQEELIASLEEHLKLNGEQTEEEPSASTPQSRPSPEEVTEPESLHQLFEGESETESFYGFEEADLDLMEI, encoded by the exons GGATTTCCTGTAAGGAATGTTCGGCCTGTGCAAAATGCAATGAATCAGGTTGGGATTGTGTTGAATGTACAGCAAGGCCAAACAGTTAGACCAATTACACTAGTCCCAG ctCCAGGTACCCAGTTTGTTAAGCCAACAGTTGGAGTTCCTCAAGTGTTCTCTCAGATGACACAGGTGAGGCCAGGCTCCACGATGCCTGTGAGGCCCACCACCAACACCTTTACCACGGTCATCCCAGCTACCCTCACCATCCGCAGCACCGTCCCGCAGTCCCAGTCTCAGCAGACCAAGTCCACTCCCAGCACCTCAACCACTCCCACTGCCACGCAGCCGACCTCGCTGGGGCAGTTGGCTGTACAGCCACCAGGCCAGTCCAGCCAGGCCCCGAATCCCAAGCTAG TGAGCATTGTCAGCTTTGTCACTGTCAAGCGACCTGGGGTGACAGGTGAGAATAGCAATGAGGTGGCCAAGCTGGTGAATACCCTCAACACCATCCCTTCCCTGGGCCAGAGCCCTGGGCCAATGGTGGTGTCCAACAACAGCCCTGCCCACAGCTCTCAGAGAACCAGCGGACCTGAGGCATCAGCATTGAAAG tgACTTCTCCAGTACTAACATTTGATCTCCAAGATGGTGGCCGGAAAGTCTGCCCTCGCTGTAATTCCCAGTTCCGTGTTACTGAAGCTCTAAGAGGCCACATGTGT TACTGCTGCCCAGAATTGGTTGATTTCCTGAAGAAAGGAAAATCTCTTGATCCAGAGCCCAATATCCCATCAGCAGCAAAGCCTCCATCCCCAGAGAAGACTGCTCCCATGCCCTCAACACCCTCTTCTACACCTGCTCCTACCCTTTCGCCACCTTCCAAGGCCCCAGAACCTATGGAGAATTCCGGTGATGTCACCCAGAGCAAGCTCATCATGCTAGTGGATGACTTCTACTATGGAAGGGATAGCGGCAGAGTGAGCCAGCTCCTCAACTTTCCTAAGGTGCCCACATCCTTTCGATGTCCACATTGCACAAAAAGACTTAAAAACAATATCCG ATTCATGAACCATATGAAGCACCACGTGGAGCTGGACCAGCAGAACGGTGAGGTGGATGTCCACACCATTTGCCAGCATTGCTACCGCCAGTTTACcactcccttccagctccagtgCCACCTTGAAAATGTTCACAGCCCCTATGAGTCTACCA CTAAGTGCAAGATCTGTGAATGGGCATTTGAGAGTGAGCCCTTGTTCCTCCAGCACATGAAGGATACCCACAAGCCCGGGGAGATGCCTTATGTTTGCCAG GTGTGTCAGTACCGCTCTTCGCTATACTCAGAGGTGGATGGTCATTTTCGAATGATCCATGAGGACACCAGGCATCTGCTCTGCCCCTATTGTCTGAAGGTCTTCAAAAACGGCAATGCGTTCCAGCAGCATTTCATGAGGCACCAG AAGAAGAGTGTCTATCACTGTAATAAATGCCGGCTGCAGTTTCTGTTTGCCAAGGACAAAATAGAGCACAAACTTCAGCATCACAAAACCTTCCGCAAGCCCAAGCAACTGGAAGGCCTGAAGCCAGGCACCAAG GTGACCATTCGGGCATCTCGAGGACAGCCACGAACGCTGCCTATGTCCTCAAATGACGCGCCACCTAATGCCTTGCAAGAGGCAGCCCCCCTGACTACCCCAGCAGACCCTGTACCCATCTTCCTTTATCCCCCTCTCCAGCGAAGCATCCCGAAGAAAGCCGTCAAGAAAAT GAGTGTTATGGGCCGGCAGACATGCCTGGAGTGCAGCTTTGAGATCCCAGATTTCCCCAATCACTTCCCTACCTATGTTCACTGCTCACTGTGTCGCTATAGCACCTGCTGCTCCAGAGCTTATGCCAACCACATGATCAA CAATCATGTTCCACGGAAGAGCCCCAAGTACTTGGCTTTGTTTAAGAACTCTTCTGTCAG TGGAATCAAACTGGCCTGTACTTCTTGCGTCTTTGTTACTTCTGTGGGAGACGCCATGGCTAAACATCTAGTCTTCAATCCATCGCATCAGTCCAGCAATGTCCTGCCACGAG GACTGACTTGGATTTCCCACTCCAG gCATGGCCAGGCCCATGACCGGGGCATGAAGAACACCTACCCTTCTGCTTTCCCCCACAACAAAGTTGCCACTGTGAAATCTGTGGGAGCCTCTCCTGGGTCTGGGGAAACACCCATATCCCAGGTCCAGCTGCTCTCAGCACCATCTGCAGCTCTAACTGCTCCATCAGCCCCTGGCTGCCCCCAGACTCCAGCAGCACCTCCTCTGCACACAGAGGGGTCCGAGGGCCTCAGTCTTGATGAGCAGGATGAAGGAGCCCTCGCTATGTCAGAACCTGAGCCAGCAACAGCTGGGGGCCTTGGTGGAGCTGGCAAGAAGGAGCAGCTGTCCGTAAAGAAGCTGCGAGTGGTACTCTTTGCCTTATGCTGCAATACTGAGCAGGCGGCTGAGCATTTCCGCAACCCCCAACGACGCATTCGCCGTTGGCTGAGGCGCTTCCAGGCCTCTCAAGGAGAGAACCTGGAGGGCAAGTATCTGAGCCTAGAAGCTGAGGAGAAGTTGGCCGAATGGGTCCTGACCCAGCGGGAACAGCAGCTTCCTGTCAATGAGGAAACACTTTTCCAGAAGGCCACCAAAATTGGGCGTTCACTGGAGGGCGGTTTCAAGATCTCCTATGAGTGGGCAGTGAGGTTCATGCTTCGGCACCACCTGACCCCTCATGCCCGTCGGGCAGTAGCTCATACCCTACCCAAGGAAGTGGCAGAAAATGCTGGTCTCTTCATTGAATTTGTGCAGCGGCAGATTCATACGCAGGACCTGCCTCTTTCTATGATCGTGGCAGTCGATGAGATCTCCTTGTTTCTGGATGCTGAGGTGCTGAGCAGTGATGATCGGAAGGAGAATGCCCTGCAGACAGTGGGCACAGGGGAGCCATGGTGTGACGTTGTCTTGTCCATCTTGGCAGATGGCACCGTCCTTCCCACTCTGGTCTTCTATAGGGGTCAGATGGAGCAACCTACCAACGTGCCAGAGTCTATCCTGCTGGAGGCCAAAGAGAGCGGCTACAGCGACGACGAGATCATGGAGCTGTGGTCCTCACGGGTGTGGCAGAAACACACGGCGTGCCAGCGCAGCAAGGGGATGCTGGTAATGGACTGCCATCGCACCCACCTGTCTGAGGAGGTGTTGTCCATGCTCAGCTCCTACAGCACCCTTCCTGCTGTGGTGCCCGCAGGGTGTAGCTCCAAGATCCAGCCTTTGGACGTGTGCATCAAAAGGACAGTGAAGAACTTCATCCACAAGAAATGGAAAGAGCAGGCCCGAGAAATGGCAGATGGCACATGTGATTCAGACATCCTTCTTCAGCTGGTGCTCTGTTGGCTGGCTGAGGTGCTGGAGGTCATCGGGGACTGCCCAGAGTTGGTCCAGCAGTCCTTTTTGGTGGCCAGTGTCCTGCCTGGCCCCGATGGCACTGCAAACTCGCCAACACGGAACGCTGACATGCAGGAGGAGCTGATTGCTTCTCTGGAGGAGCATCTGAAGCTGAATGGGGAGCAGACTGAGGAGGAGCCTTCGGCCTCCACCCCCCAGTCCAGACCATCCCCTGAAGAGGTAACTGAGCCCGAGAGCCTTCACCAGCTCTTCGAGGGGGAAAGTGAGACAGAGTCTTTCTATGGCTTTGAAGAGGCTGACCTGGATTTGATGGAAATCTGA
- the POGZ gene encoding pogo transposable element with ZNF domain isoform X11 gives MADTDLFMECEEEELEPWQKISDVIEDSVVEDYNSVDKTATAGNPLVQQGGQPLILTQNPASGLSTMVTQPVLRPVQVMQNANHVTSSPVTSQPIFITTQGFPVRNVRPVQNAMNQVGIVLNVQQGQTVRPITLVPAPGTQFVKPTVGVPQVFSQMTQVRPGSTMPVRPTTNTFTTVIPATLTIRSTVPQSQSQQTKSTPSTSTTPTATQPTSLGQLAVQPPGQSSQAPNPKLAPSFPSPPAVSIVSFVTVKRPGVTGENSNEVAKLVNTLNTIPSLGQSPGPMVVSNNSPAHSSQRTSGPEASALKVTSPVLTFDLQDGGRKVCPRCNSQFRVTEALRGHMCYCCPELVDFLKKGKSLDPEPNIPSAAKPPSPEKTAPMPSTPSSTPAPTLSPPSKAPEPMENSGDVTQSKLIMLVDDFYYGRDSGRVSQLLNFPKVPTSFRCPHCTKRLKNNIRFMNHMKHHVELDQQNGEVDVHTICQHCYRQFTTPFQLQCHLENVHSPYESTTKCKICEWAFESEPLFLQHMKDTHKPGEMPYVCQVCQYRSSLYSEVDGHFRMIHEDTRHLLCPYCLKVFKNGNAFQQHFMRHQKKSVYHCNKCRLQFLFAKDKIEHKLQHHKTFRKPKQLEGLKPGTKVTIRASRGQPRTLPMSSNDAPPNALQEAAPLTTPADPVPIFLYPPLQRSIPKKAVKKMSVMGRQTCLECSFEIPDFPNHFPTYVHCSLCRYSTCCSRAYANHMINNHVPRKSPKYLALFKNSSVSGIKLACTSCVFVTSVGDAMAKHLVFNPSHQSSNVLPRGLTWISHSRHGQAHDRGMKNTYPSAFPHNKVATVKSVGASPGSGETPISQVQLLSAPSAALTAPSAPGCPQTPAAPPLHTEGSEGLSLDEQDEGALAMSEPEPATAGGLGGAGKKEQLSVKKLRVVLFALCCNTEQAAEHFRNPQRRIRRWLRRFQASQGENLEGKYLSLEAEEKLAEWVLTQREQQLPVNEETLFQKATKIGRSLEGGFKISYEWAVRFMLRHHLTPHARRAVAHTLPKEVAENAGLFIEFVQRQIHTQDLPLSMIVAVDEISLFLDAEVLSSDDRKENALQTVGTGEPWCDVVLSILADGTVLPTLVFYRGQMEQPTNVPESILLEAKESGYSDDEIMELWSSRVWQKHTACQRSKGMLVMDCHRTHLSEEVLSMLSSYSTLPAVVPAGCSSKIQPLDVCIKRTVKNFIHKKWKEQAREMADGTCDSDILLQLVLCWLAEVLEVIGDCPELVQQSFLVASVLPGPDGTANSPTRNADMQEELIASLEEHLKLNGEQTEEEPSASTPQSRPSPEEVTEPESLHQLFEGESETESFYGFEEADLDLMEI, from the exons GGATTTCCTGTAAGGAATGTTCGGCCTGTGCAAAATGCAATGAATCAGGTTGGGATTGTGTTGAATGTACAGCAAGGCCAAACAGTTAGACCAATTACACTAGTCCCAG ctCCAGGTACCCAGTTTGTTAAGCCAACAGTTGGAGTTCCTCAAGTGTTCTCTCAGATGACACAGGTGAGGCCAGGCTCCACGATGCCTGTGAGGCCCACCACCAACACCTTTACCACGGTCATCCCAGCTACCCTCACCATCCGCAGCACCGTCCCGCAGTCCCAGTCTCAGCAGACCAAGTCCACTCCCAGCACCTCAACCACTCCCACTGCCACGCAGCCGACCTCGCTGGGGCAGTTGGCTGTACAGCCACCAGGCCAGTCCAGCCAGGCCCCGAATCCCAAGCTAG ctccctccttcccctctccgcCTGCAGTGAGCATTGTCAGCTTTGTCACTGTCAAGCGACCTGGGGTGACAGGTGAGAATAGCAATGAGGTGGCCAAGCTGGTGAATACCCTCAACACCATCCCTTCCCTGGGCCAGAGCCCTGGGCCAATGGTGGTGTCCAACAACAGCCCTGCCCACAGCTCTCAGAGAACCAGCGGACCTGAGGCATCAGCATTGAAAG tgACTTCTCCAGTACTAACATTTGATCTCCAAGATGGTGGCCGGAAAGTCTGCCCTCGCTGTAATTCCCAGTTCCGTGTTACTGAAGCTCTAAGAGGCCACATGTGT TACTGCTGCCCAGAATTGGTTGATTTCCTGAAGAAAGGAAAATCTCTTGATCCAGAGCCCAATATCCCATCAGCAGCAAAGCCTCCATCCCCAGAGAAGACTGCTCCCATGCCCTCAACACCCTCTTCTACACCTGCTCCTACCCTTTCGCCACCTTCCAAGGCCCCAGAACCTATGGAGAATTCCGGTGATGTCACCCAGAGCAAGCTCATCATGCTAGTGGATGACTTCTACTATGGAAGGGATAGCGGCAGAGTGAGCCAGCTCCTCAACTTTCCTAAGGTGCCCACATCCTTTCGATGTCCACATTGCACAAAAAGACTTAAAAACAATATCCG ATTCATGAACCATATGAAGCACCACGTGGAGCTGGACCAGCAGAACGGTGAGGTGGATGTCCACACCATTTGCCAGCATTGCTACCGCCAGTTTACcactcccttccagctccagtgCCACCTTGAAAATGTTCACAGCCCCTATGAGTCTACCA CTAAGTGCAAGATCTGTGAATGGGCATTTGAGAGTGAGCCCTTGTTCCTCCAGCACATGAAGGATACCCACAAGCCCGGGGAGATGCCTTATGTTTGCCAG GTGTGTCAGTACCGCTCTTCGCTATACTCAGAGGTGGATGGTCATTTTCGAATGATCCATGAGGACACCAGGCATCTGCTCTGCCCCTATTGTCTGAAGGTCTTCAAAAACGGCAATGCGTTCCAGCAGCATTTCATGAGGCACCAG AAGAAGAGTGTCTATCACTGTAATAAATGCCGGCTGCAGTTTCTGTTTGCCAAGGACAAAATAGAGCACAAACTTCAGCATCACAAAACCTTCCGCAAGCCCAAGCAACTGGAAGGCCTGAAGCCAGGCACCAAG GTGACCATTCGGGCATCTCGAGGACAGCCACGAACGCTGCCTATGTCCTCAAATGACGCGCCACCTAATGCCTTGCAAGAGGCAGCCCCCCTGACTACCCCAGCAGACCCTGTACCCATCTTCCTTTATCCCCCTCTCCAGCGAAGCATCCCGAAGAAAGCCGTCAAGAAAAT GAGTGTTATGGGCCGGCAGACATGCCTGGAGTGCAGCTTTGAGATCCCAGATTTCCCCAATCACTTCCCTACCTATGTTCACTGCTCACTGTGTCGCTATAGCACCTGCTGCTCCAGAGCTTATGCCAACCACATGATCAA CAATCATGTTCCACGGAAGAGCCCCAAGTACTTGGCTTTGTTTAAGAACTCTTCTGTCAG TGGAATCAAACTGGCCTGTACTTCTTGCGTCTTTGTTACTTCTGTGGGAGACGCCATGGCTAAACATCTAGTCTTCAATCCATCGCATCAGTCCAGCAATGTCCTGCCACGAG GACTGACTTGGATTTCCCACTCCAG gCATGGCCAGGCCCATGACCGGGGCATGAAGAACACCTACCCTTCTGCTTTCCCCCACAACAAAGTTGCCACTGTGAAATCTGTGGGAGCCTCTCCTGGGTCTGGGGAAACACCCATATCCCAGGTCCAGCTGCTCTCAGCACCATCTGCAGCTCTAACTGCTCCATCAGCCCCTGGCTGCCCCCAGACTCCAGCAGCACCTCCTCTGCACACAGAGGGGTCCGAGGGCCTCAGTCTTGATGAGCAGGATGAAGGAGCCCTCGCTATGTCAGAACCTGAGCCAGCAACAGCTGGGGGCCTTGGTGGAGCTGGCAAGAAGGAGCAGCTGTCCGTAAAGAAGCTGCGAGTGGTACTCTTTGCCTTATGCTGCAATACTGAGCAGGCGGCTGAGCATTTCCGCAACCCCCAACGACGCATTCGCCGTTGGCTGAGGCGCTTCCAGGCCTCTCAAGGAGAGAACCTGGAGGGCAAGTATCTGAGCCTAGAAGCTGAGGAGAAGTTGGCCGAATGGGTCCTGACCCAGCGGGAACAGCAGCTTCCTGTCAATGAGGAAACACTTTTCCAGAAGGCCACCAAAATTGGGCGTTCACTGGAGGGCGGTTTCAAGATCTCCTATGAGTGGGCAGTGAGGTTCATGCTTCGGCACCACCTGACCCCTCATGCCCGTCGGGCAGTAGCTCATACCCTACCCAAGGAAGTGGCAGAAAATGCTGGTCTCTTCATTGAATTTGTGCAGCGGCAGATTCATACGCAGGACCTGCCTCTTTCTATGATCGTGGCAGTCGATGAGATCTCCTTGTTTCTGGATGCTGAGGTGCTGAGCAGTGATGATCGGAAGGAGAATGCCCTGCAGACAGTGGGCACAGGGGAGCCATGGTGTGACGTTGTCTTGTCCATCTTGGCAGATGGCACCGTCCTTCCCACTCTGGTCTTCTATAGGGGTCAGATGGAGCAACCTACCAACGTGCCAGAGTCTATCCTGCTGGAGGCCAAAGAGAGCGGCTACAGCGACGACGAGATCATGGAGCTGTGGTCCTCACGGGTGTGGCAGAAACACACGGCGTGCCAGCGCAGCAAGGGGATGCTGGTAATGGACTGCCATCGCACCCACCTGTCTGAGGAGGTGTTGTCCATGCTCAGCTCCTACAGCACCCTTCCTGCTGTGGTGCCCGCAGGGTGTAGCTCCAAGATCCAGCCTTTGGACGTGTGCATCAAAAGGACAGTGAAGAACTTCATCCACAAGAAATGGAAAGAGCAGGCCCGAGAAATGGCAGATGGCACATGTGATTCAGACATCCTTCTTCAGCTGGTGCTCTGTTGGCTGGCTGAGGTGCTGGAGGTCATCGGGGACTGCCCAGAGTTGGTCCAGCAGTCCTTTTTGGTGGCCAGTGTCCTGCCTGGCCCCGATGGCACTGCAAACTCGCCAACACGGAACGCTGACATGCAGGAGGAGCTGATTGCTTCTCTGGAGGAGCATCTGAAGCTGAATGGGGAGCAGACTGAGGAGGAGCCTTCGGCCTCCACCCCCCAGTCCAGACCATCCCCTGAAGAGGTAACTGAGCCCGAGAGCCTTCACCAGCTCTTCGAGGGGGAAAGTGAGACAGAGTCTTTCTATGGCTTTGAAGAGGCTGACCTGGATTTGATGGAAATCTGA